The stretch of DNA GCAGCAATCGAGATCGCGCCTATTTCGAGTCCTCCGATGCAATCGATCGACAAGTGATTGAGCTTCTGCCATGCCAGTTCTGCAACCAGCGCCCGAGCACTCGGCTGTGCCATCAATGCACGGCAATCGACATAGTATGGACTGGTGAGTCCTGAAGCCAATCGAAATCCTTTACGTGGATCCCATTGAAATGAATGAGTCGTATAGAAGGCTTCGATCAGATTATTCTTGAGCACGGAATTTCTTTACTTTCTAGAATGGCTGACTGATGCACTCTGCTGCAGGCACAGAGTCTCGTAAGCGGTCGTCACGAATGTGCCTATTTTAGACAGCTTCGTCGCCCAAAAAAAATCTCTTTGTCCTTGCTCATTACGATCATCCACCGACATTCGGCCTGAAGTTTGGTCACCTAATATATGGCGCGAAAGAGCGCTTCGTTGAAATACACGTATTTTGTTTTCGAAAAGTTAAATCCTACGTATAGTACAGGATATCGATGCCCATATCTCATCGACATTCTGACACTAGCACGATCCGCGCATTGCTGGGGGACAGTATGTAGGCGGCTGTTTGGGCGGAGGTGTGCGTTCAACCTCAGGAGGAGGTTGGGGTTGCTCCGGATCTGGCTTCTGACCCACCGGTGTGGGTTCAGGAGTCGCACAACCTGACCAAGATAAGAGCAGGGCGATGAGCAGCAGCGATCGAAACATACAGGAATTCATTGACGTTCGGTAGTGCGCGAACGGTGGTGATGCACTGTACACCACCTGCCCGAGCACGGTCCAGTCCCTTGGGGCACCAGCGTACCCACCAAGCGAGACGATACCAACGAACGACGACTTAGCGGAGCGTGCATGATACTCGATTCGACTCCCGATTATCGGCGAGTCAAACCAGCAGGACTATTTGCAACAATGCTCGTCTGCTGCTTGCCCATGACCGGATTCGGCCAGGAATCGCTGGTAAACGAGTCTCGGAGTTCATCCATAAACACGTCTCAGACCGCTCTCCGATATCCAGATTTTTCTGCAGTTGAGTTGACTGCCTCATCAACTACCAAACCGCTTGCATCGACTGAGTCGGCCAAATCCACCGAAAGGACATCCGTACGGCTGGCAGCGGATGACACAACGCCTGCGCCATCCGAATCGGTAAATCCAACCACGAAACAATCTGCACAACCAACCGAGGAACCGAACCAGCAAATACCCCAAACAGCCATCGTCAAAGGCTTTCTATTCAATGGCAACACAGTCGTGAGCAAGGAGGAGCTCGAAGCAATCACCAAACCATATGTCGGGCAGGAGCTCGATCTGCCATTGTTAGAGTCAGCAGCTCAAGCCGTGACTGATCACTATCGGAAAATGGGTTATACCCTCGCCCTGGCCTACGTGCCTCAGCAAGAGATCAAATTCGGCATGGTAGAGCTGGCCGTGCTCGAAGGTCGGATCGGCGACGTGACTGTCTCCGGAAACAAGTACTACTCGTCCTCGTTTATCAAGGGGCATTTTGCCCAAGCCATGGAAGAGAACGTCGCCCGAAACGAATCCTTGGAACGGGGCCTCCTGCTGTTGAACGAGTATCCGAGTCTAAAGACCTCCGCTACGCTGGAGCCTGGAAAATCAGCCGGCGCCACGGATGTGCATATCACCGCTGAAGACAAACGGCCGTTGAATTTCATGCTCGACATGAACAACTACGGCTTCAACACGATTTCACGCTATCGATTCGGCGCCGGAGTAGAAGCCGGCAATGTGCTCGTGGACGGCGGTACACTCACCCTCCGCGGCATCATGGGAAATGAGCCGAATCAGCTGCTCTACGGCCTGGGCAACTATAGTATGCCGATCGGTGTTCACGGCACCAAGCTTGTCATTGGCGGTTCTGACGGCAAGTTCGACGTCGGAAGCCAATTGGACTTCCTCCAAATTCACGGCCACATCACCACCGGCGATATCGCGGTTACCCATCCCTTTATTAAATCTCGGTTTCAAAACCTTCTTGGTGAATTCGGGTTCTCCGCAAAGCACAGCACACTCGAGCTGCTCGATACTTTAGTCGCCGACGATGCCATACGCTCTCTCAGACTCGGTGTGAACTGGGATCGCCTAGATCTCTTAGGTCGATGGTATGCCTCCGTCTACGGATTCCAGGGGTTGGGTGAGTTTCTGGGCGGTATGAGCGACAACTCGCCGCAGGCATCCCGTCGGGGTGCCGATGACCGTTTCACGAAAGCGACCATCGCCACCGGACGCATCCAGAGTCTAGGGCACGAGATGCTATTGGTGTTGAAAGCAAGCGGTCAGATCACTACAGGTCCGGTCGTCGTCATGGAGCAG from Nitrospiraceae bacterium encodes:
- a CDS encoding ShlB/FhaC/HecB family hemolysin secretion/activation protein, giving the protein MILDSTPDYRRVKPAGLFATMLVCCLPMTGFGQESLVNESRSSSINTSQTALRYPDFSAVELTASSTTKPLASTESAKSTERTSVRLAADDTTPAPSESVNPTTKQSAQPTEEPNQQIPQTAIVKGFLFNGNTVVSKEELEAITKPYVGQELDLPLLESAAQAVTDHYRKMGYTLALAYVPQQEIKFGMVELAVLEGRIGDVTVSGNKYYSSSFIKGHFAQAMEENVARNESLERGLLLLNEYPSLKTSATLEPGKSAGATDVHITAEDKRPLNFMLDMNNYGFNTISRYRFGAGVEAGNVLVDGGTLTLRGIMGNEPNQLLYGLGNYSMPIGVHGTKLVIGGSDGKFDVGSQLDFLQIHGHITTGDIAVTHPFIKSRFQNLLGEFGFSAKHSTLELLDTLVADDAIRSLRLGVNWDRLDLLGRWYASVYGFQGLGEFLGGMSDNSPQASRRGADDRFTKATIATGRIQSLGHEMLLVLKASGQITTGPVVVMEQMLLGGPDSVRGYQLGERFVDEGYTLSAETRIPFFPSLMPTALKQTQGAIFIDYGAGLLRNPQPGEHRSTNMTGTGVGLQTQLPWYSTNIRLDLGFPIGPKPIGGTITGDRSPILYFSIATRF